TCACTGCGTCTTTGTGGGAGTGGTATGGGCAGGGGGCACAGATTTTGCTTATTTGCAGGGATGGGAACATCTTCATTTGGGTTTTGCCTCATGCCAAACCTTTTACTGCTATCCTCTACATCTGTGTGTAAACCTGTAATGGAACCAAAACACACCAAGGGACACTGAACTATCTATGTACTTCTAGGTTTATCTGTAGCTTGGGAAAATGATTTCTATATGGAGGACTcggtttcattatttcattatttagaCAAACAATATGTCAAAATCtgtgttgctcggactcttcaaaaatgttgcgcgtgtcggattctccaaaagtagtgtatttttggtAATGTGACACGGGTGCAACATCGAAAGTGAATAGTCCATGCAACTTAGGTCAGGATTATTGAGACGTAGAAGAGTGCACAGATGGGTTCTGCGGTTGGGCTTACATTTTATCTGGCCAAACAAGTGAAAATTAAAGGTCTTTAATATGTCTGCCTCCAACCTCCTCTAAAAGGTTGTCATTAGGAGTAGATAGCTGTTATTCTCTTACAATAATCTCCTCTGAAGTTTGATTGGTGGATGGATATCCATTGTGTGAGTTTGAGGCATGGAATCACTGCAATGAACTGATCATAGGATAATATAAGTGAATCCTGTTAGTTGCTGCAGGGAAACGTGATGTAAAGGTTAGGCTCACGAGTCACGTCACGAGTTCAAACCCTGCCGCAGACCAACGGCAaggtatttaagtggagaaagGTAGAGAGCAGATCCATTATCCACTGAGATTCAAATCACGAGCCACTGACTTTCGGGATTTCtaggttataaaaaaaatgatgtgtCCTGCTAGCCAACAATCATCATCAAGCAAAGGATACAAACTACCACCATTAAAATATTGAATCCTGTTTAGATCCTCTTGACTTGCATGCCATTACTTTTGAAATTCTTTCAACTTCTCAAAAAGGAGGTATTGGTTTCTTTGTTGTGTTGTTTCTGTGAGGAAGCCTCTCCCCCTTCGATGCTTTGCTTGACTGAGATATGTTTTTGCCACCACTGGTGCAATAAACTATTCATCTCTGAATTTTGCAGGGGTTGCTGGTTAAAACTCTAGTCTCGTGGGGAATTATCAAATCTCACCATTTTTGGTTGGATGTGGAGCACCTTCAGGAAGCCATTCAGAATGTTTTAATTTGTGTGGAGATGGTTTTCTTTTCTGTTATGCAGCAATATGCATACCACGTGGCTCCTTACAGTGGCGATGTCGAAGCAAAGTTGAAACTGAAAAAGGATGACTAAGTCGATGCACAAGACATTTGGTGTGAATAGACTCTTTTCCTCTGTGATCTTGCATTTACCACCAGTCACAGTGTGTAATGCAAGTTTTTATTGTTGTGTAACCTGTTGATACGGATCAGGAAGGTCTTAAGATAACTAATTTTTGCGTGTGTtagcaaagaagaagaaattttctATCATTTCCTCTGATAACCAGTTTTTACTCTTTTGTGGTTGGACTTCTTGTAGTTATATCAGTAATTTTTCTTCATGAGAGGCTGGTGTCCCTGCCGGCACCTGCAACAAGCTTGATTGCGACTTTGTACGTATACATTTTCTTAATTATCTTGAGAATATCATGACTATGTGAATCCTCTAATCTAGCAGTATTTGTATCCTAGCCACAATGAATGAATCTCGATATTtgatactccctccgtttcacaaagaatgatctcctttcctttttagtctgtttttaTGGGGAACAACTGAACAAGCTAGGCTCAAGGTTGTGCCTTTTCTTCCATGGCACAGCGCTGCCAAGTGCCAAGAAAAGGCACGACCTTGAGCTTCACAACGTGTTAAAGAATGAATCTCAATATTTGATACTTCTCCCTTCCACCAGGCTCTACCATTTGCATGTCGAGCTCCTATGCCGGAGACTGCATTTAGCACTGGCTTACTCACAGGAAGCTGGCCTAGCAGATGACTCTTGCATACCCCATTGTGGAACACAAACCATTTGTGACCATCTTTCCATGTTAAGTTTCACAAGGCTTGAAGTGTGTTAACAGTTTTCATGGAGGACATGCCTGAGAGCATTCTAAAATGTCTGACCATCTATGAAGTTGAGCAATTATCATCAACCAAAAAAGTAAGGAGCTAACCCAGTTACAAGTGTATCATGACATTGTAGTTAAATGCTTCAAATTGTAATTCAACCAAgtgcaaaaaagaaaagaaaatgcaCAGCTGAAGCACATTGCAAAATCTCCGAGTACAAGACCAGttcgaagaaaaaaagaagtgaaataTAGAAGAGTGTGCGTCTGCTTACAATTTAATCGAAAAAGGTTAAAGAACTTCAACTTCTATATCCTCAAAAACGATCTATGCTGGGAGGCCAGGGTGGCCAAAACAGATTAAAATAACGAAAACAATTTACAACATAAACTTCATTCGTGCATGACATTAACTGAGGAAAATGCAAGAACTGATTTTCCAACTAACTTGTCTTATGGAATATCATAACTTGACAGAAAGTTACATGTCCCTCTGTTAGTAACTATTAGTACAACCTCAAACCAAAGAAAACCATCTAAGAAAACCTGTTTTACTGAGGTAAAGACTACCATTGACTAACAAATGCATTCATAGCTTGGTTCCTCTAGCCAACGTGTCCCAGACGAGTTGACCACCCACTGCATATAAGAGTCTTGATTCCTCTAGCCAACCGATATTGAACAAGTTGTCCTCACAGTAAATGCAGACACAAATGGCTGCTCAAAAACTAGTCCCTGAAAACACCAGAGATGAGGTTAGCATGTTTGTTAAACACCAGGAATAAGAAAAGTGAATCTGTCTCAAAATAGAAGCACACATGTACAAAAAAGAGGCAACACAATAAGAAGCGAACTCAAAATATGGTTATCCTCCAGATCAAGAGAACGATAAATCTATCTACTGATAACAGAACCCCTACCCCAAAATAGAGGCCATTCACCCCAATAACAGATATTTTAATGACAGGAAACAGCACGAGTGAAAGTGCTTTAACCCTCTCTTGTTGGTAGTAAGTTACACTCTATCATCTCTCAAGGGATTGACAAGGATACATTTAAGGAAACTGACAGAAGTCTCAAAAACATTAATTGGAAGTTGAACTGCACCAATCTCCCACGGAATTGCCAAGAAGAGACACAGAAACTGACAGATGACCTCATAAACATAACTTTAGAAGGGTCCTTTCACTTCAAATTGCAGTGGAAGTTTAAAAAAATCCGTGACAAGTCAGGGAAGATGCTTCCTTAAAATTTGGTTCTTTTTGTCTTTCAGAAGTCATGAATTTAACATGATCCATTAAAGGTatgatgtttttttctttttgaaattggaTTAAGTTGCAGTTGTCATTTGAGGATTTGAAAATCCTAATTCAAAgtcttttatgttttagttGCAATGGCAGACAATCAAGCAATGAGGCAGATTGTTACTTCCTGGACCTTGTGCTACTAGTTTCTTCCCTAACATacctcccccctcccccctccTTCATTCCCCCTTCCATGACAGCAGGcattgaaaaaagaagaaaaaatccaCGAAGTTCATATTTTTCCCAGTCAGTGAAAAAATCCACAGAATTcatcttttccattttttcccTTTCTATTCTCAATAGATTCATCTCTGCTCTTGATTCAAAAACAAGCTCATCAAGTCACAAAACGAAGTGCAAATGCTGTAGAAAAAAATTGCAGAAAAGCACCAAGATTGCTCAGGCTTCAAGAGCACATCTTCATGAACATAAACGTAAATGAAGAGAGACACTATATGCAACGTGAAAAACTAATTcacaaatacaatatatatgCAATGCAAGAAAGGTACAAAGTTAAAAAATGTGTGACGTGAAGAATAATCACTTTGGAGGCAGATAATTAAGGTAAACACAGAGAAATCACTGGCATACCAAAGTCCCTAACACTTCATATCACAATCAAGTTGGGGAAAGTCTTCAGTAAAAACACTTATTTCATGGTTGAGAATggagaatttatataattttgggACGATAAATGGCTGGGAACAGCATTTTGCAGAAAATTTTTCCAGGACTCTACCAGGAGGAAAATGAGATAGTTGACATGGATTCTCCATTTTCTTCTGAAAGATGTAATGGCATGCAGTTGTCGTAAAAATGGTATTTTTCAATCAAAAATCATGCTATACTAATCTTTGGAGCAGTAGTAGTATCGCTGAGTATTGTCTTTAGGAAACAAGTTTGGAAGGTGAAAAATCCAACAAAGATAGCCTGTTTCAGCTAGTTAGCTATTTTAGAAGCCTTTCCATCCCAAAAATATCTCACTGAAAGAGGATCGTGCTCTGCAACAGGTGGTATGTGCTACCCAAGAATCTGAAAGCATCAGCCACCTTCTACTTCACTATCAAGTTGCCAAAGACATCTGGAGTATGTTTTTGAATCTTTTTGGGGTTAGTTGAGTAATGCCCTACACTGATAAGGAAGCTTGTGCTACCAGAGGCCTCTGGAGAGTTGGCAATCAGTGACGATGATGCGGCAAATGGTTCCACCATGCATCTTTTGGTGTATTTAGAATGTTTTGAAAGAGTCACTACACTCTCATATACGTGTTAAAGGCTAAATGTCTAAAActcttttttgttgttgtgggcttcttcttttttttttttttggaggaaATAGGTAATGAGTAGTTCATCCGTGGATCAAGGTAGGAGTGACAGATTCAGCGGCAGTTCTAATCAACACATAAGTCTCAGGTCACACTAAAGCTAATTTAATCCGAAATATGGAATCAGATATGTGGATATACAACGAGAGCGTTTTTCACTATCCGTGTCACGACTACATTAACAACTAAATTCTACGATGGGACAGAGCAATAAAAGTTTAACctacataaacataattattaaagCAAGGATCATAAAGCTTACCAGTATTTGATCAAACCATCCCATCCACAAGTAGCAACTTTACTTTGTTCCAGAGGATGCCACTCTGCACCAATACAGACCCCATCATGACACTTGAGAGTTCTGAAGACCTTACACGATTTCCAATCCCAAAACCAGCATCTGCCTTCACCATCTCCTGAGAAGACAAACCGCCCATCAGGTGAGAAATTGACCTGGCAGGCATAACCAGCGACAATGTGTCCagcaaatcttttctttttgttcaacTGAAATCTCTCTCGCGTACTGTAAATAAGAATCTGGTTATCCAAACTTTGTGCTGCAATCCAATTCCCATTTGGATGGGGCGAAATAGATGGCATGGAATGCATATGGGGTTCACTTATATACTTGATAACAACCGGAATACCATATTCCCAAACACGTAGTGATTTATCATCACTAGAGGTCACAAACCTTCTGTTATTATCCACAAAGGTAATTGTATTAACTGCCCCCAGATGTTGATCGTATTCTTGTGTAATCTGTCCACTGTTTATATCCCACTGCACAATCTTCTTATCACTCATACCAGCCAAAAGTACATTCTGCTTATCTTCATCAGGATTAAGCCTCACCACATAGGGTATCTTACCCGTCGTGAACGTTTGAATTACTTGTCCTGTTTCTGTATCCCAATACTTAATGTACTTATCATATCCAGCTGTCAAAAACTTCGACCCGTCATTGCTAAACCAAATATCCCTCACTGCCTTTGTATGCCCCATGTAAGTCCTCATACATTTACCGGAATTGTAAACATCCCAAATCTTCACCTTTGTATCCATCCCAGCTGACAAAATCAAATGACCATGCTTAGGGAAAAACCTAATAGCTGAAACCCCTTTCGTGTGTCCACTCCAAGTATGTACCAATCTCTTTGGTATATAGCAATGATCATTAGCAGCCTTTGCATCCTTCGGTGGAGCGATCCAAGACCTGCCCTGATAATCCTTTTCCTCTTTACCATGAAATGTGCTCTTTTCAACCATAGGCTCCGCCTTATCTTTATCACCACCTCTTTCTTCACCCTTCTTCTTAGCATACTCTTCAGCATACTTTTTCTGCTCCTCAGATAATTCTACTTGCAACCCTTCTTTCTTTCCAGCCCATGGACTCTTCCTGTTCTTCATCAACCATGTGTCGGTGGACGGATTTTCAACTTCCGTCATATCCACATCCTGCTCATCACCCTCCTCCTCCtccattttttccttctttttctctAACTTCCTCTTCTTCTGTTCATGCTGTGGTATGTTATACACAGAAATTGCATCACACTCCTTCATTTTTTCCAAATCACCGATGTAGCTATTTTCAGATGGATCAACAGCGTACCCATACTTCTGAAAAGTATTGTACTGCTCATCGAATACAAAGGGCTCAATAGACGCGTCCTCAACGAACCCTAACTTGTGATTTCTGAGTCCTTGAGCTAACCCGTCCTTTGCGTACGGGTGAGCTGGACCGCAAATTGGTGCCCATAGTTGTTCGTACGTCGGGTTGAATCCAACAATGTGCTGGGTCGGGTCAAGGGGTTTGGATTGAGCTCTGGCAGCTTCGCCGGCGACTGTTAGGGCTAGCATGGTGTCGTCGACTTTAGGGGCGGCAGATTTAGAAGGAAGCATGCGTATTGGGGAAGAATCCGGCGATTCATCCTCGTATGAAGATTGTAAAAGATCCATGGGATACGCACAAACTATGAAAAATGGCGAAAgctttatattttgattaaaaacctaaaggtttttttttttttttttgagctaAGTGTATTTTTCCCCAAAATCTAGACCGATGATATTATAAGcttctctctttttcatttttgggtTTTGACTTCCAACTTCAACTTGGATAGGGTAAAGCTAATATACTCCAATCTTAGGGCATCTATCCTCTATTTTAATCTCGATCTCGAAATATagagttttctattttttctgaATTCAGACACTTTAATCaatttctctattttactctctaaaagaaaattttttatctttttttaacattatattattatttctattttatttttattttcttatttcaatataaatcatttatttctttttccaaatgattactttatataattctcatatgataaaaaatttattttttcaaattttttatttaatataaaatatattttattataaattttaaatatcataaattacacgaaaatattatataatatctaatttaatgtacaaattcaaataaaagtaaacgATTACGTTAAcactcaatttttaaaattattacgTCGCTCCCATTAATGCTCTATTAATGCATTACGGAGTTCAAAATGAGTATTTTTGTCCTTGATTTTattatgtctagctaaaaatTGTTCAGATTGGAGATTTTCATCTACCACCATTTCTATCGTTACAGTTTGGGCCTTTACGACATCTTTAATTGGTGCATTAAGATCACGTCCTCAATCATCACATTTGTGTAGTATAATACATGTAGTCATTATATCAGGTAGCACTTTCTTTCTCCAAAAAACGTGACGGTCTTGCAATAATTGCAAAACTCCGAATGCACGTTCCACATCTTTTCGACATGGTTCTTGTTTCATTACGAATACAATGGTGGTAGATGAAAATCTTCGATTTGAACATtttttagctagacataaaaAATTACGGAAAAAATGTTCATTTTTAACTTCAAAACGCGTTAATGGAGTATTTATGTGAACAACGTAATAATCTTGAAAGTTGGTATTTATGTGGTGtttgtataattatatttcattaatgatttcacttttatttgaatgactcattaatttgtatattatataatatttatttctaatttatgttatttagaaatttagaataaaaaataatttcatattaaaaaagatttttttttatattacatgaaaatattatgaaagtGATTATTTTGGGGGAAAAAAGAATGAAGcgatttatattatgaaataaaaaataagaatgaaatagaaataataatataatatgagaagagaaaaaaaatattttttagagagTAAATAGAGAATTGGGTTGGAGTTGATTGTATTAAAAAGTAGAGAATTCTAAATTTGGAGAATTCTAAAAAAGAATCATCTTGTTtctcctcaatattatattattattgttctttcttttttcaaagtaatcaccttatataattttcatgtaatataaaattattattttttaaaaagtctttatttagtataaaattatattttattctgaATTTTAAAGAACTACTacgaaaaattgaaaaaagaaatcaacaagCACAACCGCAATCACAAACACAACACATTTCTCTAGAtcatacacataattttttctGGATATTGTTAAATCAGGAAATAACCTACCAGATTACTAAATTATTGTTgtgattttaaaaatcattttgttatgtattgtattgttattttgtatttaaattattatgtcatgtattgtacttttaaattaaaatttttgttttatcatttaaattttgtgcattCTTCGTAATGAAAatcaataatgataataatatcaaattatcTCTTAAAGTGacaaaaattgaacaaaatatgtatataaaatattgttAATTCGGGATGaaagtagtatatattaaattatatattttttaaaacgttatgttatattaaaaaaaattacgaacattagaaatttaaataatagtCTTATacgaaaaataatatgttagttacaaatagtaaaaataatattaaaataatgaaaaagtgaaatagagGGGTGAATAGTAATTCTTCAAATTTGGATAACTACTATTCACCTCTCTATAAAATAGAGAATAGAGGCTTTTTAGAGAGTGGTTGGAGACCCAATTCTTTATTTTACTCTTCAAATATAGAGAATAGAGACTAAAATAGAGTGAGTTTGGAGATGGTCAAGTTCTTAAAACCTCTCAGACATTATAAGTCTTAGCTCGTTTCTATTTGTCTTGGTGTTGAATGAGTTGACGCATCATATCCTTAGAGAGGCGTCATGGTGAATGTTACTtgcaaattatattatttgataaaaaaatatttattcgaATTATGGAAAGATGCATTTAACATCTCAAAAAGAAGTATCTAAATTCATACTTTCAATAAATTTGagttattttctttcaaagCATATCCAGTAGACttgatatattttcttaattagttTCCCTAATTTAAATACTAGAAAACCACTTAACATAGATTTCTTTTTAAAGTTACTCATAAAACAACAGTAATGATTTTAAGTATTCAGAAATCTTCTTTTAAAAGACTTTAAATTGCAAAACTAATATTGAGATTAACTAGTTAAAATTACACTGACAATTTTTATCTTTGGAAATGTTATAGAGTATCTTCatatattattagtatttaaataaaaaacaaaaatagtaaTACGATAAGGTAAGTCGGTCCGTACAGGTGCAATGCGaagattaaccaattttttaatattttaaaattatttttagtactaaatacatatatcatatagaaaaaaataagataaataaattttaaaatagataaaaggaaaaaaaaagtaaaattgcaACAGCTTTTATTGAAATGAAACAGATTCAAATGCAATGATTGTGGGTACAGCTTAAGCCAAGAAGTTTGATGTACTGATACAAATGTTTGAACATAAAGTTAGCCCAAATGTCAAAAGATTAACAATGTTTTTGGCTGTGATGCTTATTGACAATTTTCAATTCCTGCCTCCTCATAACTGTTGCAGAAGATAGAGGACATATGGttagaaaaaatatacttatgAATCAATGAAACATTTGAGAATGAATTATAGTAGTTGAGTCATGATACACAGGAACTAATTGAAGTATAACTAGCAGATATCAAAACTAAAGCAGCATTTCTTCTTAGCAAACCAATAGTCATGTCATGGCACATCATTTTAAGACCTGCAGAGGACAATTTAGTGTGACATAAGACCGGTACCTAAAAAAGGAATACTGAGCATGTAGCACAATTGTCAACTGCATGTCATAGACAAGTTTTACCTCTTGCAGTACCTTTGAACCTTCATAAGAAAATAGCCGAGAAGCATTTGCAAAGCTTATCTCAGCAAGTTCTTCTTTCGTCAGCTCGAGTAATGATGCAACATAGGAGAGTACATGGTGAATGTTTGCAGTATGGTTATAGATTTCTTCTGCCTGTCGTTCATTGCCTTTGTCCTCCTCGGATGGATTTCCATCATTGATTCCTCCACTTGATGGTCCATCAGCTGATGAAGCTTCCTTCTCGATTAAATACAGAGGATCTGGATTGCTTAATTTTGGCAAAGCATCTGGTGCATCTGTCTCCAACAAGATCCTGTCCTTAGGAATTGACTTCAACATTTTCTTCGCCTTGTTTTCCTTCATGGACATAAGGAACCCAGAAAAGGAGAAGTAAGCACCAAGCTTAGCAAATTCAGGAACCATTTCAGCAGAGCCGAGGTAAGAGTGCAGGATGAAACCAGCAGGAACAGGCCCCGCAGATTTTAATAATTCAAGAAGATCCCCGAAAGCACGAACACAGTGTATGGATGCTGGTCTTTCCAACTCTTTGGCAAGTTGAAGCTGCTGTCGACAGACATCCACCTGATCAGCGAAATCAATCTTCCTTCCAAATGAACCTTTATCTAAACCAATCTCTCCAACTGCAGCAGCAGGAGTAGACTCCAAAAATCCTCTCAAGGTTTTCAGCCAATTAGGAGTTCTCTCAGTTATAAACCAGGGATGGAGCCCAAAGTTTGGAACAATAGAAGGGTAGCGTTCACTCATTTCCTTTACCAAATGCCAATCTTTCTCTGACACGCCATTGACCGCAAAATGGACAACTCCTGTTTCAGTCGTGGTCTTAATAATTTTTGGGACCATATTAAAGATCCTTGGATCTTGGAGGTGACAATGAGAATCAAAGAGTTTCAGCATTATGGGTCTTAAAACTGCCAGACTCTTCTCTGCTTTTCTCTTGATACACTCTAAGTCAGTATTATACTGCTTATTCCTTGAACGAACCCTTAATGAAAGCTCACATGCTGGAGAAAGATAATGGTAACTGGAAGATGCTAGTGCAACACAGTCTCACAACTGTATGATAGATTAAGGTGTAACTAGCTTGTGTATGTATGAGAAACAAATGACTAAAGGGAATCTGCACAAATCAAAagctgaaaataaaatgaagtaccTGTAACCACTCAGAACTCCAACAATTTCATAATACAACTCAAAAATCCAAATCCGTAAACCCATAAGAACACCACATTAAAGTTGGTCAGCCTTGTTAAACCTGACTGCATGCACGCAGCAAAATGAGAGTAACGCTTTGAgttaaagaaaaatgactttCAAACAGGATAAGGGTTGCTTGGGAATTCTAATGTCTAACCAAGTCACTCTCTTGGCTATTTAGAGTCTTCTTAACAACCAAAAGTTGAACTGAAACAAATATGATTATGCCAAAAATGAAAGTTCATACACAAGGCTACACTCAACGTACATCTCTACAACCAATTTTTTAGTCTTGAGCCTCAAATAAGGAGTGTACACAATAAAACCAGTGAAATCGCAGTATGGTGAACCTGCAACTCAGGTGCTCAGACGGTTAGACATGGAGTATCAGCTTGAAGTAAATTATCTGAATGTTACCACTGGGTGGGCGGAATCAAAACGAAAAACATGACAAAACTATTTGATTTTCCAATTCCGATGGCCttaaattcatcatcaataaatCAGGCTCGATTCTGAAACGACTTTTCCTCTTTCTTTAATTCAAAGTAGCCATTCTTCCTATTTCTAATTCCCTATAAAGTAGAAGTATTTCTTATTGATCTAAACACCAGAAAGAAGAAAGCAAACCAATGAGAACAAGCAGAGAGAAGTAAGCAAAGTTAAAAACAGGATAAATAAACAGATAATATAAGTAGGAAAACAACATAAAGAGGACCAACAGATAAGCAATTTTCGCTAAAAGTTTACTCAACCACTATAAAATGTCACTAGATACAGCTCccatttttttgtatttatttatttatgctaCTAACAAAGACACACATTTGTGGCAGAAGAGTTTCACGGATATCTAAGGATTACTAAACAGAGAAGACAAGTCATACATTCACTCTATTTGTCATCAGTTAATCACTAGTTTCAAGGGTATATCAGAAACCGTCTCTCTGACGGAGTGTagtatgtttttgttgttgtagtatTGTTAATCTTGATCTTAATTTCCCTCTTATTTAGGGTTTAAGTGGAAGCTTAAAGCTGTGTTTACAACTTCTCAAACACCATCCTCCAAAGACATAATTTTGCAAAAAGCTACGCAACAAACGCTTTCTTATCTCCATCACAATCTTCCTATCTGTTACATATGTCTGAGTAATAAAGATTGAATTTTCAAACACCCATTAACTCCAATTACAAGAAATTTTCTGGGAATGAATAATTAAGTACCTGGAATATGAGCTCTGAAATTTGAGGGGTAAGTTTCGGTATACCAAAAGGAAAAGCTTCACACTAAAATTCTCAGCGACAGCTCGAACCACATCTATTTCCTAGGGTTAACAAGGCTTTCGTGAACGTGCACCAATCGGTTTTGTATGATCTTATTTTAGCTGCTAATTTTTTGAGTACGCGGCATTATCTGAAGCGTAAGGCTCTTTTTAGAATcgatttgtatattttaaaagttttcgaaaattatattaaaagctcttttgattaattatttatcttgtttcaaatgaaaataaagccttcaacaaaattaattttttttttagttttatcgattaaaacacacacacactatatatatatatatatatatatatattaattttattttgttaaacaCTTTGTGCGAAAATTTAAGTCAATCAAGtgcgaaaaaattaaaaagtcatttttaaacggataaaaaaaaagaaaaaattacttaactacataatatttctttttataacttttaaaaatttctatcatttcaaaaatccattttttccttttttttcctctcatttttcagATACATTATTATATCTTTTCTAATACAATGAGTTTGTTTCTATTTTTACGCCTAAAATCATTCTCATATATCAATAGTCACATCAAtcactcaattttttaatttcaaatctatTATATCTCTCAagttcatcaatttcaagtacCTAAAGAGGTACGAtcattttttcatcaaatttttatttccattcttcaaatttagtttttttataaaaaaaaattaatatttttatttacaatttTCTTATACATATGAATTCTGCTCCTTCTTTTTAATATGATACCTTGTGTATTCGAATTTGATGATGAAAACTTTCATAAAAATAGATTTAATCaacttattatgatatatatgttgACAAAAATGATACGTTATCATATTGTTTTGTAACTTGTTTTAAatcttattaaattatatataaaatcctaattttaattttttttgtttttttgatatattgtcACTAATCtatcaaattatataataaaaattatttagataaGATGTAATTTGCTGAATAGtgtatcatattataaaatagtttaaCCACGATACTTAAATAAAGCAATTATGTTTACCTAAGctaatatttttaagatttttttttaagattgagGTAATATGCAAACTTTCTGAGTTTTTACCCAACAAACTTGTTCAGGAGTAATTTCACACATGCTTTTTCCAAATTCTGAAGTAATCTTCAAAAGTAGATCAAActtaaaaacataattgaattctgaataataattcaaataaaaaacatgatagtacattttttttaaaaaaaaaaacttaattggagattttcaaata
This window of the Solanum pennellii chromosome 2, SPENNV200 genome carries:
- the LOC107011610 gene encoding uncharacterized protein LOC107011610 isoform X2: MLKLFDSHCHLQDPRIFNMVPKIIKTTTETGVVHFAVNGVSEKDWHLVKEMSERYPSIVPNFGLHPWFITERTPNWLKTLRGFLESTPAAAVGEIGLDKGSFGRKIDFADQVDVCRQQLQLAKELERPASIHCVRAFGDLLELLKSAGPVPAGFILHSYLGSAEMVPEFAKLGAYFSFSGFLMSMKENKAKKMLKSIPKDRILLETDAPDALPKLSNPDPLYLIEKEASSADGPSSGGINDGNPSEEDKGNERQAEEIYNHTANIHHVLSYVASLLELTKEELAEISFANASRLFSYEGSKVLQEL
- the LOC107011610 gene encoding uncharacterized protein LOC107011610 isoform X4 yields the protein MLKLFDSHCHLQDPRIFNMVPKIIKTTTETGVVHFAVNGVSEKDWHLVKEMSERYPSIVPNFGLHPWFITERTPNWLKTLRGFLESTPAAAVGEIGLDKGSFGRKIDFADQVDVCRQQLQLAKELERPASIHCVRAFGDLLELLKSAGPVPAGFILHSYLGSAEMVPEFAKLGAYFSFSGFLMSMKENKAKKMLKSIPKDRILLETDAPDALPKLSNPDPLYLIEKEASSADGPSSGGINDGNPSEEDKGNERQAEEIYNHTANIHHVLSYVASLLELTKEELAEISFANASRLFSYEGSKL
- the LOC107011610 gene encoding uncharacterized protein LOC107011610 isoform X1, producing the protein MLKLFDSHCHLQDPRIFNMVPKIIKTTTETGVVHFAVNGVSEKDWHLVKEMSERYPSIVPNFGLHPWFITERTPNWLKTLRGFLESTPAAAVGEIGLDKGSFGRKIDFADQVDVCRQQLQLAKELERPASIHCVRAFGDLLELLKSAGPVPAGFILHSYLGSAEMVPEFAKLGAYFSFSGFLMSMKENKAKKMLKSIPKDRILLETDAPDALPKLSNPDPLYLIEKEASSADGPSSGGINDGNPSEEDKGNERQAEEIYNHTANIHHVLSYVASLLELTKEELAEISFANASRLFSYEGSKVLQEVLK
- the LOC107011610 gene encoding uncharacterized protein LOC107011610 isoform X3, with translation MLKLFDSHCHLQDPRIFNMVPKIIKTTTETGVVHFAVNGVSEKDWHLVKEMSERYPSIVPNFGLHPWFITERTPNWLKTLRGFLESTPAAAVGEIGLDKGSFGRKIDFADQVDVCRQQLQLAKELERPASIHCVRAFGDLLELLKSAGPVPAGFILHSYLGSAEMVPEFAKLGAYFSFSGFLMSMKENKAKKMLKSIPKDRILLETDAPDALPKLSNPDPLYLIEKEASSADGPSSGGINDGNPSEEDKGNERQAEEIYNHTANIHHVLSYVASLLELTKEELAEISFANASRLFSYEGSKVLK